A stretch of Mytilus edulis chromosome 11, xbMytEdul2.2, whole genome shotgun sequence DNA encodes these proteins:
- the LOC139496318 gene encoding uro-adherence factor A-like isoform X2 has product MKFFDFKGLVGKAWAGGTHVITGNINQPIKFNLTNMEEKICDNQVTNEQKSDAENEQAQVDNTKQITNKILNKPELKFVSNPVTWQQMSPKKEKKGSSSGSSDCSSSGESHASGLKTWASVKKTSVENMEMKSNSNSGHSSSTSSSSSGGSPTRTWSSIKQEANKNNVANWKEGSPTKKCLPCDSQDNEVIMKNLQNSPDHTTTGKLDENSGLDNFSFSSKTSPNHSDKKILRKTDSNDCDNSSTSLPPGGASQEEGFNNDYFYDEDFTVQFDTNLRESSPPNCTCPDTSDEVEFPNMVTGSYLSFKNVKSSGIVNQDGHELFCPEESEISVSHHSHMDVSSSEREMMCSSDMLEFSDNPLFTPPLSEDVHMASQEDSTDSLDKAGKEKINQDINGSQTSSDGNLNLDCFPRKEEYFLSFDGSQGHTESYSEQSNSMNSNCSSQGQNSYSQNHINVCSNEDVGDESSESFHICMAGNAYHKKPAVGSRLAKFQTLTALQEQTSELSGSSEYSDEKPCSEPVTSPTKRTFRRLSPSKGRQFRIGQKICFACHLNNSCGDDHSSPTRSRSKQKTVTSWKQVKSLKKLGKLDNILDPSRSRSMPDICLRTWGSGSSLSCHGHDVQKIAESFHCKRHSAYLLDLYQRVRNQSNPVSPECMANIEQILFHNVICKEQKLGNSSHICVFCGAGSDNTLTGSHQVHVSKEGKLGYYTNKRILDWLDKDKLENKSHKSCQTESLTQSKDTAVSPTTVTLWCGTKNFGTQFPPCAKDCSIQTNVHELDDNMKDYSQQTTPTLEGKPTIQEIHIKHVKKDKILAPSRPINNMNYEDGKSLDKSDLLKLISHDFKEIDKLLPQQEFVKTKHGPIPRSKSADSTNRKQIPVPGMGSKSLFYSHKSLPDLSFINLKHLEEKQDDGSLMSLFDPLPIAMPVPVFIPAVVNNSNKVTKSLSTKNSFDNLSHSCRSNSKTRGKGHRSHSAPARSHNSNLIRNCHESETSSSGFTSSTSSGIDPGYSDRCMHNSSPTTDIERLIFYPPHVENTCKGDNLSQNLSDSGNTSLHQNPERQRQQWKSSKPTDKKVNRYANEIHPGNIETKNKTKTVKSPGTNSNTSHSSSNSSLHLEHLYSLQEEQTPVSSPERDLCHHENDYLYGNAYCVNCCKGREQGHWEDEEVVVRRRKFDYHIQLSSESGSSGSGSFFPNFDKKPLKSCLRKRQFLRTRSLSDHFDLGIQDEQTKEDRKKNRHSYACEEIILLQDETGEYFVCKNNEDEAEPVVFYLEEKPEDNNEKTVVKMRPKKVEEKLKDAETDSCEKELYGKRKSVSFASEVSFHAISPHMTPKRQQNSGGSEQEVMSSEQEQVMSSEKQEVKSSDEEVNSIKNPKETENEKSSSDSDEAPPAEFQVSPTGEATPTNDHVEKTDQDTKKVLLSDISSAAESLVEHFASAKNPFDKLRLGSSADTPDIGDLALSRLCPAIYRVINDGLKPHLTGVQVFGRVQVTAWKLAEASVEQGPYTRAIHDLVQQLKGHTGLVSHSNKFDAFIFGLLNLRLVDYWMGYLRHNSSIVEKYYNQDSVMSLSGTLYERKYSEVLISLQPLAVLPFQLSIEFIASRISLQGSETTSIGKDLSPKKDNSSSEHCMNDSFSKEKAIIGVAASKAWDWLKNGAAAKSPSDEIPSPPVLMGNVMISSITGILGKLSGTLKSDDKKCIQTEKEIVETAKTNDVERPIMATGLVNNLQTESPPAKPPRTSLKLELTKDESTVEAAAADITETGNQDSRLSGDNSVQSLPSDSTAMMSSFSGIAGKLLGINTDMPKKRDPTKPLPVKKEKSDSTDVDLEKTKSGLIRLFDKLLLPRDSSKKEQKLKSRWSWGYGQGQQVKPLSIATKTVPEKSELKSPGQSTQSKLPAYTGKGSNSQTKSATAAAPSKLVPRTTKLSRSSMKNSDNSLKMSNNSLEKQKESSGKTVREKTVMKSKVPVRKSASQKPVKEKSKPVEQKSDKVPKENKWQGAITLSASLEEGPTLKAPPSVTQMVAKFENKIDRISVEKDEENGEQEVPQGNSDSIVKETYKDAVTSDSTENTLHLSDEINCNSPNPNVATILELDAENHLKTADLGFKKPNFRYVQSTKDSDQSGGDFSYHAGDHFEVLAQLDSDWLYCINGKKEGLIRQEHVRPITDEEELKKLHGEFYS; this is encoded by the exons ATGAAATTCTTTGATTTCAAG GGATTGGTTGGCAAAGCCTGGGCAGGTGGAACCCATGTGATAACAGGAAATATTAACCAGCCaatcaaatttaatttaacaaacaTGGAAGAAAAGATCTGTGATAATCAAGTGACAAATGAACAGAAAAGTGATGCTGAAAACGAACAGGCTCAAGTGGACAATACAAAACAAATTACCAATAAGATTCTTAACAAGCCGGAGTTGAAATTTGTGTCCAATCCTGTCACTTGGCAACAAATGTCACCTAAAAAGGAAAAGAAAGGGTCCTCGAGCGGGAGCAGTGATTGTTCCTCATCAGGTGAATCACATGCTAGTGGACTTAAAACTTGGGCAAGCGTCAAAAAGACTAGTGTGGAAAACATGGAAATGAAATCGAATTCTAATTCTGGACATAGTAGTTCTACATCATCGTCTTCCTCCGGTGGGAGTCCAACACGGACATGGTCCTCAATCAAACAGGAGGCTAATAAAAATAACGTTGCAAATTGGAAAGAGGGTTCGCCTACGAAAAAGTGTTTGCCATGTGATTCTCAGGATAATGAGGTCataatgaaaaatttacaaaatagtCCTGATCATACTACTACAGGAAAATTGGATGAAAATAGTGGTTTGGACAATTTTTCATTCAGTTCAAAAACATCTCCAAATCATAGTGATAAAAAAATTCTAAGAAAAACTGATTCTAATGATTGCGATAATAGTAGTACAAGTTTACCACCAGGTGGAGCTTCACAAGAAGAGGGATTTAATAATGACTACTTCTATGATGAAGATTTTACAGTGCAATTTGACACAAACTTACGTGAATCTTCACCGCCAAATTGTACATGTCCTGATACTTCAGACGAAGTTGAATTTCCTAACATGGTGACAGGAAGTTATTTAAGCTTTAAAAATGTGAAATCGTCTGGAATAGTTAATCAAGATGGACATGAACTGTTTTGTCCAGAAGAATCAGAAATATCGGTCAGTCATCATTCTCATATGGACGTATCATCAAGTGAACGTGAAATGATGTGCTCGAGTGATATGTTAGAATTTAGTGACAATCCACTGTTCACCCCTCCATTGTCAGAGGATGTCCACATGGCATCGCAGGAAGATTCGACAGATAGTCTGGACAAAGCTGGCAAGGAGAAAATCAATCAAGATATAAATGGAAGTCAGACTTCTAGTGATGGCAATTTAAATTTAGACTGCTTTCCACGAAAAGAAGAGTACTTTTTGTCATTTGATGGTTCACAAGGTCACACAGAGTCATATTCTGAGCAAAGTAACTCAATGAACTCAAACTGCTCAAGTCAAGGTCAGAACAGTTACAGTCAGAATCATATAAATGTTTGTTCGAATGAAGATGTAGGCGACGAATCATCCGAAAGCTTTCACATATGTATGGCAGGCAATGCATACCATAAAAAGCCAGCTGTTGGAAGTAGACTTGCTAAATTCCAAACTCTCACAGCGCTACAAGAACAAACAAGTGAACTGTCTGGATCTAGTGAATATTCTGATGAGAAACCTTGTAGTGAACCAGTTACCTCCCCTACAAAGAGAACATTCAGAAGGTTGTCACCATCAAAGGGGAGACAATTCAGAATAGGTCAGAAAATTTGTTTTGCTTGTCATCTTAATAATTCCTGTGGAGATGATCACAGTTCTcccacaaggtcaaggtcaaaacaAAAGACTGTTACCTCATGGAAGCaagtaaaaagtttgaaaaagttAGGTAAACTAGACAATATCTTAGATCCATCGCGGAGTAGGAGTATGCCAGATATATGTTTACGTACTTGGGGTTCAGGATCATCTCTAAGTTGTCACGGACATGATGTTCAGAAAATTGCTGAAAGTTTTCATTGTAAGCGACATTCTGCATACCTGTTGGATTTATACCAGAGAGTTAGGAACCAGTCTAATCCAGTTTCTCCTGAATGTATGGCAAATATTGAACAAATTTTGTTCCATAATGTGATCTGTAAAGAACAGAAGTTAGGGAACAGCTCACATATTTGTGTGTTCTGTGGTGCTGGTTCTGATAACACGTTGACAGGAAGTCATCAGGTACATGTAAGCAAGGAAGGAAAGCTGGGATACTATACAAACAAGAGAATCCTTGATTGGCTAGATAAAGACAAGTTAGAAAATAAAAGTCACAAGAGTTGTCAAACTGAAAGTTTAACACAAAGTAAAGATACAGCAGTGTCTCCTACGACGGTAACGCTATGGTGTGGAACTAAAAACTTTGGAACTCAGTTTCCACCTTGTGCAAAAGATTGTTCCATTCAAACAAATGTTCATGAGTTGGATGACAATATGAAGGATTACAGTCAGCAGACGACACCAACATTGGAGGGAAAACCAACGATACAGGAGATACATATTAAACATgtcaaaaaagataaaatattggcACCATCTAGACCAATTAATAACATGAATTATGAGGATGGAAAATCTTTGGATAAAAGTGACTTACTTAAACTTATTTCtcatgattttaaagaaattgataAACTTTTGCCACAGCAAgaatttgttaaaacaaaacatggACCAATTCCTAGATCAAAAAGTGCTGActctacaaatagaaaacaaatcccTGTCCCAGGTATGGGAtctaaatcattgttttattcaCACAAATCTCTACCAGACTTGAGTTTTATAAACTTGAAACATCTGGAAGAAAAACAGGATGATGGTTCATTAATGTCTCTGTTTGATCCGTTACCAATAGCGATGCCAGTTCCTGTTTTTATTCCAGCTGTTGTCAATAATAGCAACAAGGTGACGAAAAGTCTCAGTACTAAGAATTCTTTTGATAATTTATCTCATTCTTGTAGAAGTAATTCAAAAACTAGAGGCAAAGGTCATAGGTCACATTCTGCCCCAGCTAGATCACACAATTCCAATTTGATTCGCAATTGTCATGAATCTGAGACCAGTAGTAGTGGGTTCACAAGTTCAACATCATCAGGGATTGACCCTGGATACAGTGATAGATGTATGCACAACAGTAGTCCAACAACGGACATTGAAAGATTGATTTTCTACCCTCCTCATGTGGAGAATACATGTAAGGGAGACAACTTGAGTCAGAACTTAAGTGATAGTGGCAATACCAGTTTACATCAAAATCCAGAACGACAACGGCAGCAATGGAAATCCTCAAAACCGACTGACAAAAAAGTTAATCGCTATGCTAATGAAATACATCCTGGAAACATTGAaacaaagaataaaacaaaaactgtcaAAAGTCCGGGAACAAATAGCAATACAAGTCATTCTTCTTCTAACAGTTCGTTACATTTGGAACATCTCTATTCTTTACAAGAGGAACAAACACCTGTCTCATCTCCAGAACGAGACTTATGCCACCATGAAAATGACTATCTCTATGGAAACGCATATTGTGTGAACTGTTGTAAAGGTCGTGAGCAAGGTCATTGGGAGGATGAGGAAGTTGTTGTTCGCAGACGTAAATTTGATTACCACATTCAGTTATCCAGTGAATCTGGGTCATCTGGTAGTGGCAGTTTCTTCCCGAATTTTGACAAGAAACCATTGAAATCTTGTCTTCGTAAAAGACAGTTTTTACGTACAAGGTCATTATCAGATCATTTTGACCTTGGCATACAAGATGAACAAACAAAGGAGGATCGTAAAAAGAATAGACACTCATATGCATGTGAGGAAATAATACTTCTTCAGGACGAAACAGGGGAATATTTTGTCTGTAAGAACAATGAAGATGAAGCTGAACCAGTTGTTTTCTATCTTGAAGAAAAACCGGAGGacaacaatgagaaaactgtGGTTAAAATGCGTCCTAAAAAAGTGGAAGAAAAACTAAAAGATGCAGAAACTGATTCTTGTGAGAAGGAATTATATGGTAAAAGAAAGAGTGTCAGTTTTGCATCAGAAGTATCATTCCATGCAATAAGTCCACACATGACACCAAAACGACAACAAAATAGTGGTGGCAGTGAACAGGAAGTGATGTCATCAGAACAAGAGCAAGTCATGTCATCAGAGAAACAGGAAGTGAAATCTTCTGATGAGGAAGTTAACTCAATAAAGAATCCAAAAGAAACTGAAAATG AGAAATCAAGTTCAGACTCAGATGAGGCTCCTCCTGCAGAATTCCAGGTTTCTCCAACAGGGGAAGCTACTCCTACAAATGATCATGTGGAGAAGACAGATCAAGATACAAAAAAAG ttttattgtCAGACATTAGCAGTGCTGCTGAATCCCTAGTCGAACATTTCGCTTCGGCCAAAAATCCTTTTGACAAG cTTCGACTGGGGAGTTCTGCTGACACTCCGGACATTGGTGACCTTGCTCTGTCAAGGTTATGTCCTGCTATATATAGAGTGATAAACGACGGCCTAAAACCACACCTCACAGGAGTTCAGGTGTTTGGACGAGTACAAGTGACTGCTTGGAAACTTGCAGAGGCCTCGGTTGAACAAG gTCCATACACCAGAGCTATTCATGACCTTGTCCAGCAGCTTAAAGGTCACACAGGCCTTGTATCTCATAGCAACAAGTTTGATGCATTTATTTTTGGTCTTTTAAA tttgAGATTAGTGGATTACTGGATGGGGTATTTAAGACACAACAGTTCAATCGTTGAAAAGTATTACAATCAGGattcagttatgtcccttagtGGAACTCTTTATGAAAGGAAGTACAGTGAGGTACTGATATCACTACAACCACTAGCAGTATTACCATTTCAACTAAGCATTGAATTCATTGCATCTCGTATCAGTTTGCAGGGATCAGAAACTACCTCCATTGGAAAAGATTTAAGTcccaagaaagataactcttctTCTGAGCATTGCATGAACGACTCGTTCTCGAAAGAGAAGGCAATTATAGGAGTCGCTGCTTCTAAAGCTTGGGATTGGTTGAAAAATGGTGCTGCAGCTAAAAGTCCCAGTGATGAAATCCCTAGTCCACCAGTTCTGATGGGAAATGTTATGATATCAAGTATAACTGGAATTCTGGGTAAATTATCTGGTACTTTAAAATCTGACGACAAAAAATGTATACAGACTGAAAAAGAAATTGTGGAAACTGCAAAAACTAATGATGTGGAAAGACCTATCATGGCTACAGGATTAGTTAATAACCTACAGACTGAAAGTCCTCCTGCCAAACCACCCAGGACTTCTCTTAAATTAGAACTAACAAAGGATGAATCTACTGTGGAAGCAGCAGCAGCAGACATCACTGAGACAGGGAACCAGGACAGCAGACTAAGTGGAGATAACTCTGTTCAATCTTTACCTAGTGATAGTACtgctatgatgagttcatttagtGGTATCGCTGGGAAACTCTTAGGAATCAATACAGACATGCCTAAGAAACGTGATCCTACAAAGCCACTTCCTGTTAAGAAAGAAAAATCAGATAGTACCGATGTTGATCTTGAGAAAACAAAATCAGGATTAATTAGACTCTTTGATAAATTACTTTTGCCCAGAGATTCTAGTAAAAAGGAGCAGAAGTTAAAATCAAGATGGAGTTGGGGTTATGGCCAAGGTCAACAGGTTAAACCACTATCAATAGCGACTAAAACTGTTCCAGAAAAGAGTGAATTAAAGTCACCAGGGCAGTCAACACAAAGTAAGTTACCAGCATATACAGGGAAGGGAAGTAACTCACAGACAAAAAGTGCCACAGCAGCTGCCCCATCAAAACTGGTACCTAGAACAACAAAATTAAGTAGGTCCAGTATGAAAAATTCTGACAACAGCTTAAAGATGTCAAATAATAGTCTGGAAAAGCAAAAGGAAAGCTCTGGAAAAACAGTAAGGGAAAAAACTGTTATGAAGAGTAAGGTACCAGTCAGAAAATCAGCCAGTCAAAAACCAGTCAAGGAAAAGTCAAAACCAGTGGAGCAAAAAAGTGATAAAGTGCcaaaagaaaataaatggcaAGGGGCAATAACTCTGAGTGCATCATTGGAGGAAGGACCAACTCTTAAAGCACCACCATCAGTGACACAAATGGTGGCCAAATTTGAGAATAAAATTGACAGAATAAGTGTTGAAAAGGATGAAGAAAATGGTGAACAGGAAGTGCCTCAAGGGAATTCTGATAGTATTGTCAAGGAAACATATAAAGACGCTGTGACTTCAGACAGTACAGAAAATACATTACACCTCAGTGATGAAATCAATTGTAACTCGCCAAATCCAAATGTAGCAACGATTTTAGAACTGGATGCAGAAAATCATCTAAAAACTGCTGATTTAGGCTTTAAAAAACCAAATTTCAG GTACGTACAATCAACCAAAGACAGTGACCAATCAGGAGGAGATTTTTCATACCATGCTGGCGACCATTTTGAAGTTTTGGCACAGCTGGATTCTGATTGGTTGTATTGTATAAACGGGAAGAAAGAAGGTTTAATCAGACAAGAACATGTTCGGCCAATCACAGACGAGGAAGAATTAAAAAAACTCCATGGTGAATTTTACAGTTAA